The Tissierellales bacterium genome contains the following window.
CATATATTTGAAATAATTAAATATATGATTTGGCCATTAGTTAGCTTTATGAAAGCAACACCAGTAATGGCTTTTATTTTACTTTTGATGATATGGACTAGAGCGTATGCACCAGTTATTGTTGGAACAATGATGGCATTTCCAATTATTTATGGAAATATTTTGACTGGGCTTGGAGAGGTTGATGAACAATTGCTTGAAATGGCTAAGAGTTTTGAGGTAGATAGAGGGCAGATTGTAAAAAATATCTATATACCTTCCATTACGCCATATGCTGTAGCAGGTATGACATCTGCATTTTCTATCAGCTTCAAGGCGCTTATTGCAGCAGAAGTATTAGTTCAACCAAAGCTTGGGATAGGAACCGTATTACAAAATGGCAGCAT
Protein-coding sequences here:
- a CDS encoding ABC transporter permease subunit, coding for MYKRLIYGGSSLILIIVIWKILAMKLASPVLLPTPEYTLSKLVDIVRQKEFINIVMATLKRVLISFSISLVLGAVLAYLSHIFEIIKYMIWPLVSFMKATPVMAFILLLMIWTRAYAPVIVGTMMAFPIIYGNILTGLGEVDEQLLEMAKSFEVDRGQIVKNIYIPSITPYAVAGMTSAFSISFKALIAAEVLVQPKLGIGTVLQNGSMYFETETVFAWVGIILAIAMGFDILLKRINLKFRKWSL